Proteins encoded within one genomic window of Ptiloglossa arizonensis isolate GNS036 chromosome 3, iyPtiAriz1_principal, whole genome shotgun sequence:
- the Ave gene encoding sterile alpha motif domain-containing protein aveugle, giving the protein MVEEVVNSTNKPKNKTARPRPVYLWNVLDVQKWLRRHCSDYYQLYHEKFLYHDITGRVLLRINENILLRLGIDNEQHRMDIWREIMKLHLKTDMLEIKDIERRNNMNFD; this is encoded by the exons ATGGTGGAAGAAGTAGTTAATTCTACTAATAAACCaaag AATAAAACTGCTCGACCCAGGCCAGTTTATCTTTGGAATGTGTTAGATGTAcaaaaatggttaagaagacactgTAGCGATTATTATCAATTATATCATGAAAAGTTTTTATAT cacGATATCACAGGCAGAGTGTTGttaagaataaatgaaaatattttattgagaCTTGGAATTGACAATGAGCAACATAGAATGGATATTTGGAGAGAGATAATGAAATTACATCTTAAGACTGATATGTTAGAAATTAAAGATATTGAACGACGTAATAATATGAATTTTGATTAA
- the LOC143144700 gene encoding RYamide receptor, translated as MECRAASERDFAYDRSRGNNRPVAKQSPNYYVIDPSTSILHRSVDIFAMNTLLYNDGEMYNASMYDFYATHTYNMFDDNTTSSLNTLDIYQYEKMYQVTTFYLVILYILYGTISILAVMGNSLVMWIIATSKHMQNVTNIFIANLAVADIVIGLFSIPFQFQAALLQRWDLPEFMCPFCPFVQVLSVNVSVFTLTAIAIDRHRAILKPLSAKLSKVTAKRIITGIWIIAGSLATPTAIVNRVAQVEEYPYDRKHFKPFCKHDQIVSDETMLIYWIILVFLQYLTPLSIISCVYARMALKLWGNRAPGNAEDSRDATLMKNKLRVIKMLIIVVALFAICWLPLQTYNVTRYLYQGINEYKNIHYIFFFCDWLAMSNSCYNPFIYGIYNEKFRKEFQQRCPFKSRNWTNSPPIDNIEMDKTQSTRASIRYEWKRTVSGSYPAVSSFYKGIPVKESTNSFVGKHQTSTQKKKEIGHYIRNDHENHSSMSSNTSEELYVFSSRKHTQNPDSEELCL; from the exons GTGGATATCTTCGCTATGAACACTTTATTGTACAACGACGGTGAAATGTACAATGCTTCGATGTACGATTTCTATGCAACGCACACGTACAACATGTTCGACGACAACACTACCTCCTCATTGAATACCTTGGATATTTATCAATATG AGAAAATGTACCAAGTGACGACTTTCTATCTCGTGATTCTCTACATACTATACGGGACCATATCTATACTGGCGGTAATGGGAAACTCTCTTGTTATGTGGATAATCGCGACATCTAAACATATGCAGAacgtaacaaatattttcatagCGAATCTAGCGGTAGCTGACATCGTCATAGGTTTGTTCTCAATTCCGTTTCAG TTTCAAGCAGCCCTGCTACAGAGATGGGATCTGCCCGAGTTTATGTGCCCCTTCTGTCCCTTCGTACAAGTTCTCTCCGTTAATGTATCGGTTTTCACACTGACGGCAATTGCAATTGATCGACATCGAGCAATTTTAAAACCCCTCAG CGCGAAGCTGAGCAAAGTAACTGCCAAAAGGATCATCACTGGTATTTGGATAATCGCGGGAAGCTTGGCGACGCCAACGGCGATCGTAAACCGAGTCGCTCAAGTAGAGGAATATCCATACG ACCGAAAGCATTTCAAACCGTTCTGCAAGCACGACCAAATTGTCAGCGATGAGACGATGTTAATTTACTGGATAATACTGGTATTTTTGCAATATCTAACGCCGCTTTCGATCATTTCTTGCGTCTATGCACGAATGGCGTTGAAACTGTGGGGCAACCGAGCACCCGGAAATGCAGAAGACTCCCGAGATGCAACTCTGATGAAGAATAAGCTAAGG GTCATCAAAATGTTGATTATCGTCGTGGCTCTTTTCGCAATTTGTTGGCTGCCActtcaaacgtacaacgtgaccCGATATCTGTATCAAGGAATAAACGA GTACAAAAATATCCATTACATATTCTTCTTTTGCGACTGGTTGGCAATGTCGAATAGTTGCTACAATCCATTCATCTATGGAATATATAAC gaAAAATTCCGAAAGGAGTTCCAACAGAGGTGTCCTTTCAAATCGCGAAACTGGACAAACAGTCCACCAATCGATAATATAGAAATGGATAAAACCCAAAGTACGCGAGCCTCCATTAG ATACGAATGGAAACGCACGGTTTCCGGTAGTTATCCAGCCGTTTCGTCTTTTTACAAAGGTATACCGGTGAAGGAATCAACGAATTCGTTCGTCGGTAAACATCAAACAAGCAcacaaaagaaaaaggaaatcggCCATTACATTCGTAACGACCATGAGAATCATTCCTCGATGTCATCGAATACAAGCGAAGAGTTATATGTTTTTTCATCTAGAAAGCACACGCAAAATCCCGATTCGGAAGAATTGTGCTTGTAG